The window CAATCTAGCAAGCACGCTCGCCGCGGCCTCGATCGGCACGAACAAGCGCCGCTATCGCGGCTGCAGCCACATCGAGATCATGTTCGGCCGTCTCAAGGACTGGCGCCGCGCTGCAACCCCCTACGACCGCTGCCGGACCGCCTTCTTATCTGCCGTCGCCCTCGCTGCCACCATCATCTTCTGGCTGTGATCAACGAGTCCTGACTTCACAGCGAAATCGCGTCGATGAAGGTTCAAACCTCTTCGTCAGGCGGCTGTGAGCCGAGAGGGTTCCTGACGCAGCTTCATGTTGGACCGGTCCATGCTGACCCATCTCACGGCACATGCGACGATAGTGACGATAAGCACTGTCCAGAAAATGGCGATGAACGGTGCTGCATTGCCAATTGCGAACCGTGCGGCCAGCGTCAGGATGAGCGCGGCCGGCGCTCCCCAGACGACACCATGCCAAGCCCCCAACAAACCTGGCTCGCGAATGCCCCGGCGCTGGCGCTTGCCCAGCCAGATATAGACGCCGGTGGCACTGACTATGGTAAGGGCAAGGCCGAACAAGCAATATGCAACCTTCACCGGCAATCCGCCGAAATTGCCGAAATGCAGGTTATAGTTCGACGCCGCTGCCTGCTTCCCGATATCGCCGTCGGCCAGCCCGGCCGTTCCCATGAACCGCCCGGCAGCGTCAAACGCGTAATATTCGCCGAAGATCAGCCGACGTGCCGGACTCGCGACGATCTGGACATGCTGCCCAGCAGTCATCGGATCATGCAGAATGGCATAGGTGACCGCGACGTCGGGGAAGCGATCGCTCATCGTCCGCAACGCTACGGCGACGTCGGGCACCGGCGCGGGGCGTGGATCAGGTTTGGCCTCTTCGCCGAAGATGGGCGCGTAGACCGCCTCGATATCGCCATCATAATAGCGGGCAGCGACCGCATAGGCAGTGACGCTGGCCAACCCGATCGCAGCGCCGGTAATGGCAATGGCGATGCCGAAGGGCAACGTCCACACGCTCAGCCGATTATGCCAGTCCGCGAGGGCAAGGCCGCCGCCATGCCGCATCCGCAGCCGGAAGGCGTCCCGAAAGATCCGGGGATGCGCGATTACGCCCGATATGCTGAGCGCCAGCATCAACACGCCCAGGATTCCGACA of the Sphingomonas sp. BGYR3 genome contains:
- a CDS encoding PepSY-associated TM helix domain-containing protein, producing the protein MTDAANATLVKRGLSAHAAIGLLAGALLYLVCLSGTVLVFYEEWQRAEQGAAPEMTTIDPVAVQRGVQAVLESERGKPATTHLYVHLPVPELPRTTITTDSQAVHLDAQGRIAVPEENGWSEFLYALHYTLHLPSLVGMTIVGILGVLMLALSISGVIAHPRIFRDAFRLRMRHGGGLALADWHNRLSVWTLPFGIAIAITGAAIGLASVTAYAVAARYYDGDIEAVYAPIFGEEAKPDPRPAPVPDVAVALRTMSDRFPDVAVTYAILHDPMTAGQHVQIVASPARRLIFGEYYAFDAAGRFMGTAGLADGDIGKQAAASNYNLHFGNFGGLPVKVAYCLFGLALTIVSATGVYIWLGKRQRRGIREPGLLGAWHGVVWGAPAALILTLAARFAIGNAAPFIAIFWTVLIVTIVACAVRWVSMDRSNMKLRQEPSRLTAA